One genomic region from Sphaerochaeta sp. encodes:
- a CDS encoding nucleoside kinase, with translation MSTITATFEDSKIQIPLGSTVGDALKQFDLEGEMTTDYQANPYVCALVNNEVESFSDHLTCDSVIVPIRLFSDIGKRVYRQSICFLLYAAVDKLYPNRRLVIGFALGDGYYFTFQDRYIVSKETIATITKTMRDLSDQHLSIDKVTVPYDEALSYFKQKKFDETVGLLSTDNEPTVPLYQMDGFRDISYEPIVPNSGLITVWELRTYQQNGLLLRYPRSFDFTQLDTFKDNSKLFDALKHGKENAPIIQVSSIGDLSRLSYENAIAPFIRLSEEFQAKHIADIADAICQKSTVRFVAIAGPSSSGKTTFAFKLCTQLQVRGKKTLKITLDDYYLPPDQCPKDQDGKPDFERLEALNLPLLQHTLQAIQDGEEVSLPTYDFVQKKTTFGEKIKLDAKTIVVMEGIHGMNPALTGSLDSDLIFRVYISAFTQVNIDDHNRISTTDNRIIRRIVRDHRTRGASAEQTLSMIPSIQRGENLYIFPYQGNADMMINSALDYELAVLAPFAQPLLKMVKPSATVVYVTARRLLKFLDNFQPIPDTLVPSDSLLREFIGGSEYGVT, from the coding sequence TCGACCTGGAAGGGGAAATGACCACCGACTACCAGGCAAACCCGTACGTCTGTGCCCTGGTCAACAACGAGGTGGAAAGCTTCTCCGACCATCTGACCTGCGACAGCGTCATCGTGCCGATCAGGCTGTTTTCCGACATCGGCAAACGGGTCTATCGGCAGAGCATCTGTTTCCTGTTGTACGCCGCGGTGGACAAACTGTACCCCAACCGCCGGCTGGTCATCGGCTTCGCCCTGGGCGATGGGTACTACTTCACGTTCCAGGACCGGTACATCGTCAGCAAGGAGACCATCGCCACGATCACCAAGACGATGCGGGATCTTTCCGACCAGCACCTGTCCATCGACAAGGTGACCGTCCCGTACGACGAGGCCCTCTCCTATTTCAAGCAAAAAAAGTTCGACGAGACCGTCGGGCTGCTGTCCACCGACAACGAACCCACCGTCCCGCTGTACCAGATGGACGGATTTCGAGACATCAGCTATGAGCCAATTGTCCCGAACAGCGGCCTGATCACCGTATGGGAACTCAGGACGTACCAGCAGAACGGACTGCTGCTCCGCTATCCCCGCTCGTTTGACTTCACCCAGCTTGACACCTTCAAGGACAACTCCAAGCTGTTTGACGCGCTGAAACATGGAAAAGAGAACGCCCCGATCATCCAGGTCTCCAGCATCGGCGATCTCTCCCGGCTCTCCTACGAGAACGCCATCGCCCCGTTCATCCGTCTGTCCGAGGAGTTCCAGGCAAAGCACATCGCCGACATCGCCGACGCCATTTGCCAGAAGAGCACGGTGAGGTTCGTCGCCATCGCGGGTCCCTCTTCCTCAGGCAAGACCACCTTCGCGTTCAAGCTGTGCACCCAACTGCAGGTCAGAGGGAAAAAGACGCTGAAGATCACGCTGGACGACTACTATCTGCCACCAGACCAGTGTCCCAAGGACCAGGACGGAAAACCGGACTTCGAACGTCTGGAAGCGCTGAACCTTCCCTTGCTGCAACACACCCTGCAGGCAATCCAGGACGGAGAGGAAGTATCCCTTCCCACCTATGACTTCGTCCAGAAGAAGACCACGTTCGGGGAGAAGATCAAACTGGATGCCAAGACGATCGTCGTGATGGAAGGGATCCACGGGATGAACCCCGCCCTGACAGGGAGCCTGGACAGTGATCTGATCTTCCGCGTCTACATCTCGGCGTTCACCCAGGTGAACATCGACGACCACAACCGGATCAGCACGACGGACAACCGGATCATCCGGCGCATCGTCCGGGACCACCGCACCCGCGGCGCCTCTGCCGAGCAGACCCTCTCGATGATCCCGTCCATCCAACGGGGAGAAAACCTGTACATCTTCCCCTACCAGGGAAACGCCGACATGATGATCAACTCGGCGCTGGACTACGAACTGGCCGTCCTGGCTCCGTTCGCACAACCCCTGCTGAAGATGGTCAAACCCTCCGCCACCGTCGTCTACGTCACCGCCCGACGCCTGTTGAAGTTCCTGGACAACTTCCAACCCATCCCCGACACCCTCGTCCCCTCCGACTCCCTCCTCAGGGAATTCATCGGAGGGTCAGAGTATGGGGTGACGTGA